One genomic window of Solanum dulcamara chromosome 10, daSolDulc1.2, whole genome shotgun sequence includes the following:
- the LOC129871165 gene encoding uncharacterized protein LOC129871165 isoform X1: protein MSREGDWICAACQHLNFKKRDACQRCSCPKYATTTDVYMYGLNKTEVLAGDWYCSDINCGSHNYASRTSCYKCGALKSDYYGIGTGMIASTGYGYDASARPGWKSGDWICRRLGCGMHNYASRAECYKCKMPRDFGDDLRENELY from the exons ATGAGCAGGGAAGGAGATTGGATCTGTGCTGCATGCCAGCACCTAAATTTCAAGAAACGGGATGCATGCCAACGATGTAGCTGCCCAAAATATGCAACCACCACTGATGTTTACATGTATGGACTAAACAAAACAGAAGTCCTAGCTGGAGACTGGTATTGCAGTGACATAAACTGCGGTTCTCACAACTACGCAAGCAGAACAAGCTGTTATAAATGTGGTGCCTTAAAAAGTGATTATTATGGTATTGGGACGGGAATGATAGCATCAACGGGTTATGGATATGACGCAAGTGCTCGTCCTGGTTGGAAGAGTGGTGATTGGATTTGCAGAAG ATTAGGATGTGGTATGCACAACTATGCCAGTAGAGCAGAATGTTATAAATGCAAGATGCCTAGGGATTTTG GAGATGACCTGAGAGAAAATGAATTATATTGA
- the LOC129871165 gene encoding uncharacterized protein LOC129871165 isoform X2, whose protein sequence is MSREGDWICAACQHLNFKKRDACQRCSCPKYATTTDVYMYGLNKTEVLAGDWYCSDINCGSHNYASRTSCYKCGALKSDYYGIGTGMIASTGYGYDASARPGWKSGDWICRRLGCGMHNYASRAECYKCKMPRDFGEPSSM, encoded by the exons ATGAGCAGGGAAGGAGATTGGATCTGTGCTGCATGCCAGCACCTAAATTTCAAGAAACGGGATGCATGCCAACGATGTAGCTGCCCAAAATATGCAACCACCACTGATGTTTACATGTATGGACTAAACAAAACAGAAGTCCTAGCTGGAGACTGGTATTGCAGTGACATAAACTGCGGTTCTCACAACTACGCAAGCAGAACAAGCTGTTATAAATGTGGTGCCTTAAAAAGTGATTATTATGGTATTGGGACGGGAATGATAGCATCAACGGGTTATGGATATGACGCAAGTGCTCGTCCTGGTTGGAAGAGTGGTGATTGGATTTGCAGAAG ATTAGGATGTGGTATGCACAACTATGCCAGTAGAGCAGAATGTTATAAATGCAAGATGCCTAGGGATTTTGGTGAGCCATCTTCCATGTGA